Part of the Desulfuromonas sp. genome, TCATCCATCTCGAGAAAAACCATGTCACCGGAGCCGAGGACCAGCCGATTGTCAGTGCCATCGACAATCCGTCCGGTTGTTTTCAGATCCTCAATGCCGATAAAGCCGATGCCGCCGCCGGGCACCTTGATCTTGATCTCATCTTCCGGCTCGCCGCCGACCAGATCCTCAATAGCCGGTTCCTGCTGCGGCTCTTCATCCCGAACTGTTTCGATTTCAGGCATATCCGGTTGTTCGACCGGCTCGAGATCAACTTCTTCCGGTTCGGCCTTGACGATTTCGATCCGGTCGTCATAGATCGCGAGTTTTTGTCCGGGATAGATAAAGTGCGGGTTCGGAATGTCCGGGTTGTTCGACCAGAGGTTGGGCCAGTAGTAAGGATCCTTGATGAAACGCTCGGAGATTCCCCAGAGAGTGTCGCCTTTTTTAATAGTATAGATTTGCGGCTCTCCGGCTGCCAGGGAAGATAATGGCAGCAGAAGCAGGCAAATCAGCAACACGGTTTTACGTAGAGTCATTATCGCCCCCTGTGGCTTTGGCTGATTCAGCATCAGTTGAAATTCTCCGTGGCGTTCTTCGCCGCAGAACTTTTCGGGTAACGCTCCCGCAGGAGCTGTATGGTTTCCATGGCGCCTTCATTGTCGTTGAGCTGATAAAGGGCTGCCGCTTTTTTTAACATGGAGTCGGGTGCCTTACTGCTTTTCGGGTAATCGTTGACGACCTGGTCAAAATTCGCAACCGCCTGGCCGAACTGGCCGAGAGCGAGGTAGCACTCCGCCAGCCAGTAACGGGCATTGCTGGCATAATCGTTGGCCGGGAAGAGCTGCAGAAAGCGATTGAAGCCGCTGATCGATTTCTGGTACTGCCCGGATGCGTAGTCGCCGAAGGCCGCCAGATAAATTTCAGTTGGTGACTGTTGTGAAGATTTTGCGCCTTCGTCGATCACCGGGCTGCCGGCGTTGCCCTGACCGACCCGTTGCTTCAGAGAATCAATCATTCTCTGCTGGTCGAGCAGGCGGGCCTCAAGCATAACGACGCTGTCCTGCAAACGCTGCAGGCGGGCATCAATGCTCTGAAGCTGATCATTCTCCAAGGCCTGGGCTGGTGCCGGTGCAGCTGGCGCCATGGCAGGGCTTGTCATTGTTCCCGGGGCCGCACAGGCGGTCAGCCCGCAGCAGGCGGCGACAGCAATAACGGCGCATATCAGTTTGATTCGATACAAATTGGTCTTCCCAGTTAAATAGAATATTGCATTAAATTTTCTAAAAATTATAGGTTTTTCAGGTGATTGTCAAGTTTTGAACGTCGGCAAATGGAATCGAATCGGACCGGCAAAAGCGGCTCTCCGGAGTGATAATCTATGCTATAGTGAGACCCTTTGAGAAGAGGAGATGGTCATGGATAAGCTTGAATTGCTCGCACCCGCCGGCAATTATGAAAAGCTTGTGACAGCTTTTGATTACGGGGCTGACGCGGTCTACCTCGGAAGTGAGAACTTCGGTTTGCGCGCGATGGCCGGGAACTTTGGCTATGATCAGCTGGCCCGGGCCCGGGATCTTGCGAGCGCGCGGCAGAAAAAAATTTACCTGACCCTCAATGCCTACCTGGTGTCGGGAGAATTTGAGACGCTGGCCGAGGAAATCGAGCAGCTCAAACGCTTTGATCTCGATGCCTATATCATTTCCGATCCCGGAGTTCTCAGCCTGGTTCGCGAACTCGACCCGGAACGGGAGATTCATCTTTCGACCCAGGCCAATACGACCAATGTTTTTGCCGCCCGGTTCTGGCAACAGGCCGGAGTGCGACGGATTAACCTGGCCCGCGAGCTGACCATTGAGGATATCAAGACCTTTGCCGATGACGGCTCGGTTGAACTGGAGGCGTTTGTCCACGGGGCGATGTGTGTCGCTTATTCCGGGCGTTGCCTGCTCTCGGCGGCGATGAGCGACCGCAGCGCCAACGCCGGTGCCTGCGCTCATCCCTGCCGCTGGAACTACTCCCTGGTCGAAGAGAGCCGGCCGGATCAATCTTTTCCGATCGAAGAGGACCGTCACGGAACTTACCTGATGAACAGTCGCGACCTTTGCCTGATCGAGCATCTGCCGCAGCTGGTCAAGGCCGGCGTGCGGCATTTCAAGATCGAGGGGCGGATGAAGAGCCGTTATTATGTCGCGGTTGTTACCCGGGCCTATCGGGCGGCCCTCGATCGCTACCGCGATGATCCGGAGACCTGGCAGTGCGACCCGTACTGGCTCGAGGAGCTCGACAAGGTGAGCCACCGACCCTATGACACCGGTTTCCTTTTTGGTCATGCTGATCCGCAGCTGCATGCCAAAGATACCCACTACCGCCGATCTTACGATTTTATAGGCCTGGTCCTCGCAGTTGAACCGGACGGCACCGGGCTGGTCGAAGGGAAAAACCGTTTCTTTCCGGGAGATGAGATCGAGCTGTTCGGTCCGGGCATGCGCCAGGCCTGGTTCACGGTTGGAGAAGTGGTTCGAGAAACCGGGGAGGCGGTCGAGGTTGTTCAGCCGAACGCCCGGGTCATGATGCCCCTGCCGGCCGGAAGCCGGGCCGGCGATCTGCTCCGGCGCGCCAAGGCCGAAGAGCGTTAATCCGGCAGGTCGATGGCTGAAGCCTGCCAGATGTTTCGGGTCAGCAGGTCGCAGCAGCTCAGCCGGTTGTTGTAGACGGCGCCGGTGTCGAGCCCTACCATATTATCGCGCAAC contains:
- the ygbF gene encoding tol-pal system protein YbgF, which translates into the protein MYRIKLICAVIAVAACCGLTACAAPGTMTSPAMAPAAPAPAQALENDQLQSIDARLQRLQDSVVMLEARLLDQQRMIDSLKQRVGQGNAGSPVIDEGAKSSQQSPTEIYLAAFGDYASGQYQKSISGFNRFLQLFPANDYASNARYWLAECYLALGQFGQAVANFDQVVNDYPKSSKAPDSMLKKAAALYQLNDNEGAMETIQLLRERYPKSSAAKNATENFN
- a CDS encoding peptidase U32, which gives rise to MDKLELLAPAGNYEKLVTAFDYGADAVYLGSENFGLRAMAGNFGYDQLARARDLASARQKKIYLTLNAYLVSGEFETLAEEIEQLKRFDLDAYIISDPGVLSLVRELDPEREIHLSTQANTTNVFAARFWQQAGVRRINLARELTIEDIKTFADDGSVELEAFVHGAMCVAYSGRCLLSAAMSDRSANAGACAHPCRWNYSLVEESRPDQSFPIEEDRHGTYLMNSRDLCLIEHLPQLVKAGVRHFKIEGRMKSRYYVAVVTRAYRAALDRYRDDPETWQCDPYWLEELDKVSHRPYDTGFLFGHADPQLHAKDTHYRRSYDFIGLVLAVEPDGTGLVEGKNRFFPGDEIELFGPGMRQAWFTVGEVVRETGEAVEVVQPNARVMMPLPAGSRAGDLLRRAKAEER